The Colletotrichum higginsianum IMI 349063 chromosome 2, whole genome shotgun sequence genome has a segment encoding these proteins:
- a CDS encoding PROCN domain-containing protein, whose translation MSFHPPPPPGWGPPPPPPPPPSSSLPPPPAAPAPPPPGYRPPTDPQIAKFAQKKKEWLRSQRNRFGEKRKGGFVETQKADMPPEHLRKIVKDIGDVSQKKYTSDKRSYLGALKFMPHAVMKLLENMPMPWESDRKVKVLYHVNGCLTLVNEIPRVIEPVFFAQWAMMWTFMRKEKADRRLFKRMRFPPFDDEEPPLSWSENIEDVEPLEPIQMELNEEEDAAVYDWFYDHRPLLDTPHVNGDSYRSWNLNLQQMATLFRLSRPLISDVVDKNYFYLFDLKSFLTGKALNVALPGGPRFEPLYKDIDPNDEDFGEFNAIDRIIFRNPIRTEFRVAYPYLYNSLPRSVHLAWHSHPQVVFERSDNPDLPAFHFDRRIHPISSRAVAPKNLTVSHEDELFGPGNNEEPEDESFELPADFEPFLADEDLTNEDTASAIELWWAPFPFDRRSGRMVRAQDVPLIKQWYLEHPPSDKPPVKVRVSYQKLLKNFVLNELHKKKPKSQQSQNLMRNLKQTKFFQQTEIDWVEAGLQVCRQGFNMLNLLIHRKNLTYLHLDYNFNLKPVKTLTTKERKKSRFGNAFHLMREILRLTKLIVDAQVQYRLGNIDAFQLADGILYAFNHVGQLTGMYRYKYKLMHQIRSCKDLKHLIYYRFNSAPVGKGPGCGFWAPAWRVWLFFMRGIIPLLERWLGNLLSRQFEGRHSKGVAKTVTKQRVESHFDLELRASVMADLMDMMPEGIKQNKVNTVLQHLSEAWRCWKSNIPWKVPGLPAPIENIILRYVKAKADWWISVAHYNRERIRRGATVDKTVAKKNVGRLTRLWLKAEQERQHNHMKDGPYVSSEEAVAIYTTTVHWLESRKFSPIPFPSVSYKHDTKILILALERLREAYSVKGRLNQSQREELALIEQAYDSPGTTLERIKRFLLTQRAFKEVGIDMNDNYSTINPVYDIEPIEKISDAYLDQYLWYQADQRHLFPAWIKPSDSEVPPLLTYKWAQGINNLDKVWETENGECNVMIETELSKVYEKIELTLLNSLLRLIMDHNLADYITAKNNVQLTYKDMNHVNSYGMIRGLQFSAFVFQYYGLVLDLLLLGPQRASEIAGPPQSPNDFLQFRDKETETRHPIRLYTRYIDKIWVFLRFTADESRDLIQRFLTEQPDPNFENVIGYKSKKCWPRDSRMRLMRHDVNLGRAVFWDLKNRLPRSITTIEWDDSFASVYSRDNPNLLFSMCGFEVRILPKCRNQNDDFSVKDSVWSLVDNTTKERTAHAFLQVTEEDIQKFNNRIRQILMSSGSTTFTKIANKWNTALIALFTYYREAAVSTVSLLDTIVKCETKIQTRVKIGLNSKMPSRFPPAVFYTPKELGGLGMISGSHILIPASDKRWSKQTDTGVTHYRAGMTHDEETLIPNIFRYIIPWEAEFIDSQRVWTEYSQKRMEANQQNRRLTLEDLEDSWDRGLPRINTLFQKDRSTLSFDKGFRARAEFKIYQLMKNNPFWWTSQRHDGKLWNLNAYRTDVIQALGGVETILEHTLFKATGFPSWEGLFWEKASGFEESMKFKKLTNAQRSGLNQIPNRRFTLWWSPTINRANVYVGFQVQLDLTGIFLHGKIPTLKISLIQIFRAHLWQKIHESVVMDLCQVFDQELESLGIETVQKETIHPRKSYKMNSSCADILLFASHKWNVTRPSLLFDTKDVIEPTTTNKFWIDVQLRYGDYDSHDIERYTRAKYLDYTTDSASIYPSATGLMIGIDLAYNLYSAYGMYFPGLKVLVQQAMAKIMKANPALYVLRERIRKGLQLYASESNQEFLNSQNYSELFSNQTQLFIDDTNVYRVTIHKTFEGNLTTKPINGAIFIFNPRTGQLFLKIIHTSVWAGQKRLGQLAKWKTAEEVAALIRSLPVEEQPKQLIVTRKGLLDPLEVHLLDFPNISIRASELQLPFQAAMKVEKLGDMILRATEPQMVLFNLYDEWLKSISSYTAFSRLVLILRALHVNPDKTKLILRPDKTVITQDHHIWPTLSDEDWIKVETQLRDLILNDYGKKNNVNVSSLTTSEVRDIILGMEISAPSMQRQQAAEIEKQQQEQQQLTAVTTKTQNVHGEEIIVTTTSQFEQQTFASKTEWRTRAIATSNLRTKANNIYVSSVDTDLDDVTYVMPNNILKRFITISDLRVQVAGYLYGSSAPDNDQVKEIKCIVMIPQIGGLRNVQLPHQLPQHEFLEGMEPLGVIHTASGSELPYMSAADVTEHARLLDAHQAWDKHNTVTVNVAFTPGSVSLSAWGLTPQGYKWGAENKDTQSDQPQGFTTSMGEKRKLLLSPRFRGFFLVPENNMWNYSFMGSAFAGMEKKPIHVKLDTPLSFYSDQHRPVHFHSFAELEDIWVDRTDNFA comes from the exons ATGTCCTTCcatccgcctcctccccccggatggggcccgccgccgccgcctcctcctcctccatcatcttccctccctcctccacctgCTGCACCAGCTCCCCCGCCGCCAGGTTATCGCCCCCCGACCGATCCCCAAATCGCCAAGTTCgcccaaaagaaaaaggaatgGCTTCGCAGTCAGCGCAACCGATTTGGCGAGAAACGCAAGGGTGGCTTTGTCGAGACGCAAAAGGCCGACATGCCTCCGGAGCATCTGCGCAAGATTGTCAAGGATATCGGTGATGTGTCGCAAAAGAAATACACCAGCGATAAGCGCAGCTACCTGGGTGCGTTGAAGTTCATGCCCCATGCTGTCATGAAGCTTCTCGAGAATATGCCCATGCCCTGGGAGTCTGATCGAAAGGTCAAGGTGCTGTATCATGTCAACGGTTGCTTGACGTTGGTCAATGAGATCCCGAGAGTCATCGAGCCTGTCTTCTTCGCGCAGTGGGCGATGATGTGGACCTTCATGAGGAAGGAAAAGGCCGACAGACGTCTCTTCAAGCGCATGCGATTCCCTCCttttgacgacgaggagccgcCCTTGTCATGGTCCGAGAACATAGAAGACGTCGAACCCCTCGAACCCATCCAGATGGAACtcaacgaggaggaggatgccgccgtgTACGACTGGTTCTACGATCACAGGCCGCTCCTGGATACCCCCCATGTGAATGGCGATAGCTATCGATCATGGAACCTCAATCTTCAGCAAATGGCCACGCTCTTCAGATTGAGTCGGCCTCTTATTTCTGATGTCGTGGACAAGAACTATTTCTACCTCTTCGACCTCAAGAGCTTCCTCACTGGAAAGGCCCTGAACGTCGCCCTACCCGGTGGACCCAGATTCGAGCCTCTGTACAAGGACATCGACCCGAACGACGAGGATTTTGGCGAGTTCAACGCCATTGACCGAATCATCTTCCGCAACCCCATCCGCACCGAGTTCCGCGTGGCTTATCCCTATCTTTACAACTCTCTTCCGCGAAGCGTTCACCTGGCGTGGCACTCACATCCCCAGGTTGTGTTCGAAAGATCAGACAACCCCGATCTGCCCGCTTTCCACTTCGATCGGAGAATCCATCCCATTTCTTCACGTGCGGTGGCGCCAAAGAATCTTACAGTGAGccacgaggacgagctgTTTGGCCCCGGCAACAACGAAGAGCCAGAGGATGAATCGTTCGAGCTTCCTGCCGACTTCGAGCCGTTCCTCGCGGACGAGGACTTGACCAACGAGGacacggcgtcggcgattGAGCTGTGGTGGGCTCCGTTCCCGTTCGACCGGCGATCAGGTCGCATGGTGCGGGCTCAAGATGTTCCCCTCATCAAGCAGTGGTATCTCGAGCACCCTCCTTCCGACAAGCCGCCTGTCAAGGTTCGCGTCTCGTACCAAAAGCTGCTCAAGAACTTCGTCTTGAATGAGCTCCacaagaagaagcccaagtCGCAACAAAGTCAGAATCTGATGCGCAACCTCAAGCAGACCAAGTTCTTCCAGCAGACTGAGATCGACTGGGTGGAAGCAGGTCTTCAGGTTTGCAGACAAGGTTTCAACATGTTGAACCTCCTCATCCACCGCAAGAACCTCACTTATCTTCATCTCGATTACAACTTCAACCTGAAGCCCGTCAAGACTCTGACCACCAAGGAGCGAAAGAAGTCTCGGTTCGGAAACGCGTTCCATCTGATGCGCGAAATCCTGCGTTTGACGAAGTTGATTGTGGATGCTCAGGTGCAGTACCGTCTGGGCAACATCGACGCCTTCCAGCTCGCTGACGGTATTCTGTACGCATTCAACCACGTTGGCCAGCTTACCGGTATGTACCGTTACAAGTACAAGCTCATGCACCAGATCCGTTCTTGCAAGGATTTGAAGCACTTGATCTACTACCGCTTCAACTCAGCGCCGGTCGGCAAGGGCCCCGGTTGTGGTTTCTGGGCTCCCGCGTGGCGAGTCTGGCTTTTCTTCATGAGAGGTATCATCCCTCTCCTCGAGAGATGGCTCGGCAACCTTCTGTCCCGTCAGTTCGAGGGCCGTCACAGCAAGGGCGTTGCAAAGACCGTCACGAAGCAGCGTGTCGAGTCTCATTTCGATCTCGAGTTGCGTGCGTCTGTCATGGCTGACCTGATGGACATGATGCCCGAGGGCATCAAGCAAAACAAGGTCAACACCGTACTCCAGCACCTGTCCGAGGCGTGGAGATGCTGGAAGAGCAACATCCCCTGGAAGGTGCCCGGTCTGCCCGCACCGATCGAGAACATCATTTTGCGTTACGTCAAAGCCAAGGCTGACTGGTGGATCTCGGTCGCGCACTACAACCGTGAGCGTATCCGCCGCGGTGCCACTGTTGACAAGACGGTTGCGAAGAAGAACGTCGGTCGTCTGACTCGACTTTGGCTGAAGGCCGAGCAAGAGAGACAGCACAACCACATGAAGGACGGCCCGTACGTTTCGTCCGAGGAGGCTGTCGCAATCTATACGACCACGGTTCACTGGTTGGAGTCTCGCAAGTTCTCTCCTATTCCTTTCCCCTCTGTGTCCTACAAGCATGACACCAAGATTCTCATTCTTGCATTGGAACGTTTGCGAGAAGCATACTCCGTCAAGGGTCGCCTCAACCAGAGTCAGCGCGAAGAGCTGGCTTTGATCGAACAAGCCTATGACAGCCCCGGCACCACGTTGGAGCGTATCAAGCGCTTCTTGCTCACGCAGCGCGCCTTCAAGGAAGTCGGTATCGACATGAATGACAACTACAGCACCATCAACCCTGTTTACGACATTGAGCCCATCGAGAAGATTAGCGATGCTTACCTCGATCAGTACCTGTGGTACCAGGCCGACCAGCGTCACCTCTTCCCTGCGTGGATCAAGCCCTCCGACTCTGAGGTCCCGCCACTTCTCACGTACAAGTGGGCACAGGGTATCAACAACCTGGACAAGGTCTGGGAGACTGAGAACGGAGAGTGCAACGTCATGATCGAGACGGAACTGTCCAAGGTCTACGAGAAGATCGAGTTGACCCTGCTTAACTCGCTTCTTCGGCTGATCATGGACCATAACCTTGCGGATTACATCACGGCCAAGAACAACGTGCAGTTGACATACAAGGACATGAACCACGTCAACAGCTACGGTATGATTCGTGGCTTACAATTCTCTGCGTTTGTCTTCCAGTACtacggcctcgtcctcgacctgcttcttctcggtcCTCAACGTGCCAGCGAGATCGCGGGTCCCCCTCAAAGCCCCAACGACTTCCTCCAGTTCCGAGACAAGGAGACCGAGACACGGCATCCCATTCGTCTGTACACTCGTTACATTGACAAGATTTGGGTCTTTTTGCGGTTCACTGCGGACGAGTCCCGAGATCTCATCCAGCGTTTCTTGACGGAACAGCCCGACCCCAACTTTGAGAATGTCATTGGATACAAGAGCAAGAAGTGCTGGCCGCGTGACTCTCGTATGCGTCTCATGAGACACGACGTCAACCTTGGCCGAGCAGTCTTTTGGGATCTCAAGAACAGACTTCCCCGTTCCATCACAACCATCGAATGGGACGACAGCTTTGCCAGCGTCTACAGCCGCGACAACCCCAACCTGCTCTTCTCCATGTGCGGTTTTGAGGTCCGCATTCTGCCCAAGTGCAGGAACCAAAACGACGACTTCTCGGTCAAGGACAGCGTCTGGTCCTTGGTTGATAACACTACCAAGGAAAGGACTGCTCACGCGTTCCTTCAAGTGACGGAGGAGGACATCCAAAAGTTCAACAACCGTATTCGTCAGATTCTTATGTCGTCCGGATCAACCACATTCACCAAGATCGCCAACAAGTGGAACACGGCTTTGATTGCGCTCTTCACCTACTACCGTGAGGCGGCAGTGTCGACCGTCAGCTTGCTGGACACTATTGTCAAGTGCGAGACGAAGATTCAGACAAGAGTCAAGATCGGATTAAACTCCAAGATGCCGTCTCGTTTCCCGCCGGCCGTCTTCTACACCCCCAAGGAACTGGGAGGCCTTGGCATGATTTCCGGCTCGCACATCTTGATCCCCGCCAGTGACAAGCGGTGGTCCAAGCAGACTGACACCGGCGTCACGCACTACCGTGCGGGTATGACGCACGACGAAGAGACACTCATCCCCAACATCTTCCGTTACATCATCCCATGGGAGGCGGAATTCATCGATTCTCAACGCGTCTGGACGGAATACTCGCAGAAGCGCATGGAAGCCAACCAGCAGAACCGTCGCTTGACCCTAGAGGACCTTGAGGACAGCTGGGATCGCGGTCTGCCCCGCATCAACACCCTCTTCCAGAAGGACAGAAGCACCTTGAGTTTCGACAAGGGATTCCGCGCCCGGGCTGAATTCAAGATCTATCAGCTCATGAAGAACAACCCGTTCTGGTGGACCAGTCAGCGACACGACGGAAAGCTGTGGAACCTCAACGCGTACCGTACCGACGTGATTCAGGCGCTAGGTGGTGTTGAAACCATCCTCGAGCATACCTTGTTCAAGGCAACCGGATTCCCGTCCTGGGAAGGCTTGTTTTGGGAAAAGGCCTCCGGATTCGA AGAATCCATGAAGTTCAAGAAGTTGACGAACGCCCAACGATCCGGTTTGAACCAAATCCCCAACCGACGCTTCACCCTCTGGTGGTCTCCTACCATCAACAGAGCCAACGTCTACGTCGGTTTCCAGGTCCAGCTCGATCTTACCGGTATTTTCTTGCACGGCAAGATTCCCACGCTTAAGATCTCGCTCATCCAGATCTTCCGTGCCCATTTGTGGCAGAAGATTCACGAGTCTGTGGTCATGGACTTGTGCCAGGTCTTTGACCAGGAGCTTGAGTCCCTCGGCATCGAGACTGTTCAGAAGGAGACGATCCATCCCAGAAAGTCTTACAAGATGAACAGCTCTTGTGCCGATATTCTGCTCTTCGCTAGCCACAAGTGGAACGTCACCCGACCTTCGCTACTGTTTGACACCAAGGACGTCATCGAGCCAACCACAACCAACAAGTTCTGGATCGATGTTCAATTGAGATACGGTGATTACGACTCTCACGACATTGAGAGATACACCCGTGCAAAGTATCTCGACTACACCACCGACAGCGCAAGTATCTACCCCTCGGCAACTGGTCTCATGATCGGTATCGATCTGGCTTACAACCTCTACTCGGCGTACGGCATGTACTTCCCCGGCCTGAAGGTTCTCGTTCAGCAGGCCATGGCCAAGATTATGAAGGCCAATCCTGCACTCTACGTCTTGAGAGAGCGTATTCGCAAGGGCCTGCAGCTGTACGCTTCCGAGAGCAACCAGGAGTTCTTGAACTCTCAGAACTACTCTGAGCTCTTCAGCAACCAGACGCAGCTGTTCATTGACGACACCAACGTCTACCGTGTAACCATCCACAAGACGTTTGAAGGAAACTTGACAACCAAGCCCATCAACGgtgccatcttcatcttcaaccCCAGGACCGGTCAGCTATTCTTGAAGATCATTCACACTAGCGTCTGGGCCGGCCAGAAGCGTCTTGGACAGTTGGCCAAGTGGAAGACGGCTGAGGAAGTGGCAGCGCTCATCCGCTCTCTGCCTGTGGAAGAACAACCGAAGCAGCTCATCGTCACCCGCAAGGGTCTTTTGGATCCTCTAGAAGTCCATCTGCTTGATTTCCCCAACATCTCCATTCGAGCCTCTGAGCTGCAGCTGCCTTTCCAGGCCGCCATGAAGGTGGAGAAGCTTGGAGACATGATTCTCCGCGCCACCGAGCCGCAGATGGTTCTCTTCAACCTTTATGACGAGTGGCTCAAGAGCATCTCGTCATACACGGCCTTCTCGCGTCTGGTCCTCATCCTGCGTGCCTTGCACGTCAACCCGGACAAGACGAAGCTCATCCTCCGCCCGGACAAGACGGTCATCACTCAGGACCATCACATCTGGCCGACGctctcggacgaggactgGATCAAGGTCGAAACGCAACTGCGCGATCTCATCCTCAACGACTacggcaagaagaacaatGTCAATGTGTCAAGTCTGACGACCAGCGAAGTCCGCGATATTATCCTTGGTATGGAGATCTCCGCGCCGTCCATGCAACGCCAGCAGGCGGCGGAGATCGAGAAGCaacagcaggagcagcagcagttgACGGCGGTTACGACCAAGACACAGAACGTGCACGGGGAGGAGATCATCGTCACGACGACGTCGCAGTTCGAGCAGCAGACGTTCGCCTCTAAGACGGAATGGCGCACCCGCGCCATCGCCACGTCGAACCTTCGCACCAAGGCCAACAACATCTACGTGTCGTCGGTCGACACggatctcgacgacgtcacCTACGTCATGCCCAACAACATCCTCAAGCGCTTCATCACCATCTCGGACCTCCGCGTCCAGGTCGCCGGATACCTGTACggctcctcggcgccggacAACGACCAGGTCAAGGAGATCAAGTGCATCGTCATGATCCCGCAGATCGGCGGCCTGCGCAACGTGCAGCTACCGCACCAGCTCCCGCAACACGAGTTCCTCGAGGGCATGGAGCCGCTCGGCGTCATCCACacggcctcgggctcggaGCTGCCGTACATGTCGGCGGCCGACGTGACGGAGCACGCGCGCCTTCTCGACGCGCACCAGGCGTGGGACAAGCACAACACAGTGACGGTCAACGTGGCCTTCACGCCCGGCAGCGTGTCCCTGTCTGCCTGGGGCCTCACGCCGCAGGGCTACAAGTGGGGTGCAGAGAACAAGGACACGCAGAGCGACCAGCCGCAGGGATTCACGACGTCCATGGGCGAGAAGCGCAAACTGCTCCTCAGCCCCCGGTTCCgcggcttcttcctcgtgCCTGAGAACAACATGTGGAACTACAGCTTCATGGGCTCGGCCTTTGCCGgcatggagaagaagcccaTCCACGTCAAGCTGGACACCC